One region of Carassius auratus strain Wakin unplaced genomic scaffold, ASM336829v1 scaf_tig00216663, whole genome shotgun sequence genomic DNA includes:
- the LOC113098791 gene encoding zona pellucida sperm-binding protein 3-like codes for MGLIDCVSVGFFLLIAADLSLAQWSKFKQSQAPIRFQQQSTVLAPQHAGLQTSAAFRPSRPVLSSVGVGLHKLQEPGSTQSKQLMQAPVAPLTWHFPVIPEEPQQPVVPLALHVPAPAQSIAAQCGESLVHVEVKKDFFGTGQLVNPSFLSLGGCAAVGEDPATQVIIFEYELQTCGSSLNMTDSELVYTFTLFYTPEALVGTPIIRTDAAAVGIECHYSRLHNVSSNVLNPSWVPFAATKVAEDVLVFSLRLMTDDWTFERPSNEYFLGQSLKVEASVNQYNHVPLRLFVDGCVATAVPDVNSTPRYSFIENHGCLVDAKLTGSTSSFMHRVQNDKLHFQLEAFRFLQSNSAQVYITCALKAVVASTPISPENKACSFENGWLSADDNDQVCVCCDSTCGSSRKGRELSDAGLVSEVKATIGPIVVSV; via the exons ATGGGATTGATAGATTGTGTTAgtgttggattctttctgcttaTTGCAGCTGACTTGTCTTTGGCACAATGGTCAAAATTTAAACAAAGCCAGGCTCCAATAAGATTCCAACAACAGTCCACAGTATTAGCTCCTCAGCATGCAGGTTTACAGACGTCAGCTGCTTTTAGACCTTCAAGACCTGTGTTGAGTTCTGTTGGGGTAGGTCTACATAAACTCCAAGAACCTGGAAGCACTCAGTCCAAACAGCTAATGCAGGCTCCTGTGGCACCTTTGACCTGGCATTTTCCTGTAATACCAGAAGAACCTCAACAGCCAGTTGTTCCACTTGCATTGCATGTACCTGCCCCTGCACAAAGTATTGCTGCACAATGTGGAGAGAGCCTTGTGCATGTGGAGGTTAAGAAGGACTTCTTTGGAACTGGTCAGCTAGTCAATCCTTCATTCCTCAGTTTAGGAGGCTGTGCAGCTGTAGGGGAGGATCCAGCAACCCAAGTGATTATCTTTGAGTATGAGCTTCAGACATGTGGCAGCTCTCTGAat ATGACTGACAGTGAGCTGGTCTATACATTTACCCTCTTTTATACGCCTGAGGCTTTAGTAGGAACTCCCATTATAAGAACTGATGCAGCAGCTGTTGGAATCGAATGCCACTATTCAAG GTTGCACAATGTAAGCAGCAATGTTTTAAATCCCTCTTGGGTTCCTTTTGCTGCTACAAAGGTTGCAGAGGATGTTCTAGTATTCTCCCTGAGGCTCATGACCG ATGACTGGACATTTGAGAGGCCATCCAATGAGTACTTCCTAGGGCAGTCTTTGAAAGTTGAGGCTTCTGTGAATCAGTACAACCATGTTCCTTTGCGCTTGTTTGTGGATGGCTGTGTGGCCACTGCGGTCCCTGATGTGAACTCCACTCCAAGATATTCCTTTATTGAGAACCATGG GTGCCTGGTTGATGCAAAGCTTACAGGTTCAACATCTAGTTTTATGCACCGTGTTCAGAATGACAAACTGCACTTCCAGTTGGAGGCTTTCAGATTCCTGCAGTCAAATAGTGCCCAG gtCTACATCACATGTGCTTTGAAAGCAGTTGTGGCTTCAACACCCATAAGTCCGGAGAACAAGGCTTGCTCCTTTGAAAATGG ATGGCTTTCTGCGGATGACAATGACCAGGTGTGCGTGTGCTGTGACTCCACATGTGGCTCCAGCAGGAAAGGGCGCGAACTGTCTGATGCAG gcCTTGTTTCAGAAGTGAAAGCAACCATTGGCCCCATTGTGGTATCTGTTTGA